ACCGAGGCGACGACGCTCGACGCCGCCACGACCACGACGTGCTGGTCGGGCAGCAGGCTGAGCGCACGCCGGCCCTGGGCGGGTCCGCCGTCGAGGACGATCGTCCCCGTCTCCGCGATCGCGACGGCGCAACCGGTGAGCGCCGCGTCGACGCTCGCCAGCGCCTTGGCCTCGAGCGGCGGCTCGTCGACCTCGATCGCGACGCCGCGACCCTCGAGACCGGCGAGCCAGCCGGCCGGTGCGTCGGGCGGCACGACGACGCTCGTCGAGGAACGGCGCGAGATCGCGGCGGCGATCGCCCCGGGCAGGCCGGCCTCGTCGGTGCGCACGACGGTGGCGCCGTAGTCCTCGAGCCGGGCGACGAAGAGGTCCACGGTGCCCGGCGCGACCCCCTGCCCGGCGCGCCGGTAGCGGCGTTCGGGCGCCTCGGGCGCGAAGGGCGTCGTCGCGAGGGCCTCGCGCACCGAGGCGAGCACCGCCGCGCGCCCCGCCAGCGCTCGCGACGCCGCCGCGTGGACGGCGGGGCGCTGGCGGCGGCGCGCGCGCCGGGGCGCGCCGACCGGGTGGGGACCGACGTCGTCCGGACGCGTCGCGCGCCAGGAGGCGCGGAAGGGCTGCGGCGCGACGAGCGGCGCGTCGCGGGCATCGGTCCAGGCACGCAGCGGCCCCGGGAGCCGGCGCAGGAGGCCGGCGCGCCGGAGCATCCGGCTGGCGCGCCCGGCGAGCGCCTCGGCAGCCTCGAGACGGCGCGCGTCCTCGAGGACGAAGCCGAGGGCTCGCATCGCGCCCGCCTCGAGCGCCGAACGAGCGCCCGACTCGACGACCTCGGCGCGCAGGCGGACGAGGAGGCGGGGGATGTCGATCCGCACCGGGCAGACCTCGAGGCACGCACCGCACAGCGTCGAGGCGAAGGGGAGCGAGGCGGCGACCCGGTCGGTGGCGACGTGCTCGAGCTGGGGCGTGAGCACGGCGCCGATGGGACCAGGGTAGACCGAGCCGTAGGCGTGGCCGCCGACCCGCTCGTACACGGGGCAGACGTTCAGGCAGGCCGCGCAGCGGATGCAGCGCAGGACCTGCCGGCCGAGGCGGTCGGCGAGCGCGCGCGAGCGCCCGTTGTCGAGGAGGACGAGGTGGAACGCCCGGGGACCGTCGCCCGGGACGACCCCTCGCCAGACCGAGGTGTAGGGGTTCATGCGCTCGCCGGTGGCCGACCGGGCGAGCAGCTGGAGGAAGACCTCGAGGTCCGAGAAACGGGGGACGACCTTGTCGATGCCCACCACCGAGATGAGCGTCTCCGGCAGGGTGAGGCACATCCGCCCGTTGCCCTCGGACTCGACGACGACGAGCGAGCCCGACTCGGCGACGGCGAAGTTCGCTCCCGAGATCGCCACCCTCGCCGTCAGGAAGCGCTCCCGCAGGTGCGCCCGGGCGGCCGCCGCGAGCTCTGCCGGGCGGTCGGACAGGTCGGGGGGCGCGGGCACGCCGTGCCGGCCCATCTCGGCGAGGAAGGTGGCGCGGATCTCGGCACGGTTGCGGTGGATGGCGGGCACCACGATGTGGCTCGGGAGGTCGCCCGCGAGCTGCACGATGAGCTCGGCCAGGTCGGTCTCGTGGACCTCGATGCCTGCCGCCTCGAGCGCCGCGTTCGTGCCGATCTCGGCCGTCGTCATCGACTTCACCTTGACGACGCTGCGCTCGCCGGTCGCCTCGACGAGGGAGACGATCGCCCGGTTCGCCTCGTCGGCGTCTCGAGCGAAGGTGACGGTCCCGCCGGCGGCGACGACCTGCGCCTCGAGCTGCTCCAGGAGCTCGGGCAGGCGCGCCTGCGCCTCGTCCTTGATCGCCGCGGCGGCGTCGCGCAGCGCCTCGAAGTCCTCGAGCTCGCCCACCGCGGCGTCGCGGCGGGCGCGGATCGTCGCGGTGGCCCGCCCGAGGTTGCGCCGCAGCTGCGCGTCTCGCAGCGCCCGACGGGCGCCGTCGGGGAAGGCGGGCGCTGCCTCGAAGGAGGCGCTCACCGGCCGGCCCTCGTGCCGTCGCTGGCGAGGATCTCGGCGAGGTGCATCGTGCGCACCCCCGTCGCGAGCCGGGAGGCGACCCCGCCCAGGTGCATGAGGCAGGAGTTGTCCGCTGCGCAGACGACCTCGGCGCGCGTCTCGAGGATGCGGGCGAGCTTGTCCGCGCCCATCGCGACCGAGGTGTCGGGGTTCTTCACGGCGAAGGTGCCCCCGAAGCCGCAGCACTGGTCGCCC
This DNA window, taken from Acidimicrobiales bacterium, encodes the following:
- a CDS encoding LUD domain-containing protein codes for the protein MSASFEAAPAFPDGARRALRDAQLRRNLGRATATIRARRDAAVGELEDFEALRDAAAAIKDEAQARLPELLEQLEAQVVAAGGTVTFARDADEANRAIVSLVEATGERSVVKVKSMTTAEIGTNAALEAAGIEVHETDLAELIVQLAGDLPSHIVVPAIHRNRAEIRATFLAEMGRHGVPAPPDLSDRPAELAAAARAHLRERFLTARVAISGANFAVAESGSLVVVESEGNGRMCLTLPETLISVVGIDKVVPRFSDLEVFLQLLARSATGERMNPYTSVWRGVVPGDGPRAFHLVLLDNGRSRALADRLGRQVLRCIRCAACLNVCPVYERVGGHAYGSVYPGPIGAVLTPQLEHVATDRVAASLPFASTLCGACLEVCPVRIDIPRLLVRLRAEVVESGARSALEAGAMRALGFVLEDARRLEAAEALAGRASRMLRRAGLLRRLPGPLRAWTDARDAPLVAPQPFRASWRATRPDDVGPHPVGAPRRARRRQRPAVHAAASRALAGRAAVLASVREALATTPFAPEAPERRYRRAGQGVAPGTVDLFVARLEDYGATVVRTDEAGLPGAIAAAISRRSSTSVVVPPDAPAGWLAGLEGRGVAIEVDEPPLEAKALASVDAALTGCAVAIAETGTIVLDGGPAQGRRALSLLPDQHVVVVAASSVVASVPDAIARCSPGAHQTWISGPSATSDIELARVEGVHGPRLLDVVVVEAPRPGAVGGEGSRASS